In a single window of the Neodiprion virginianus isolate iyNeoVirg1 chromosome 1, iyNeoVirg1.1, whole genome shotgun sequence genome:
- the LOC124310081 gene encoding uncharacterized protein LOC124310081 isoform X3 produces the protein MSRQVNLSLGSSSRSRKQVLWHLDIFRRSFRELSGHACMRESCIFCALKDLFSQLQFSQESALPPDALRRALAESFLDQQRFQLGFMDDAAECFENILLRIHLHIASGEAEDMCSARHCVPHQKFAMTLVEQSVCGACGATSEPLPFTQMVHYVSASALTSQARQTPQSSRSSPDLFGQLLRRAGGMGDIRDCPSSCGAKIQICRTLMNRPEIVSVGVVWDSERPSLEHIMDVFATVGTCLRLSDVFHSVVDSRWGASTIHNLVGVVTYYGKHYSTFFFHTKLKVWIYFDDATVKEIGPRWEQVVEKCRRGRYQPLLLLYATPGGTPVNTENAPKTVTPFPNGNGLKTPPKNNLRRSITPSPEKASINGTARRAITPNPDSPPHMYTQRRTYSDYQNLTDIQNNIFGNQGVDAVDGEVESKYISRRAVENVMQQQKKQQMQLTRSLSAGSTPQDGISIPDHLNVPRRRDSGNWSGDRNSASSSSSTTMDNPYLYIVNKMQRNSGVPKSPTSKSGELSSSSSGHYDAGYDSYSLSSTDSLPLQQGLKHNLQLAQIPEGYQPSSGDDCERLCKETDALLDKSRAAEDAGDLGTAVALCNAASSKARAAMDAPYNNPHTMTIAMMKHNTCVMRARSLHRRILQEQAIANGEKEEGATEGRHSRENSKSSQHSRQSSRDKGNHSRQNSRELLVNAAAVVDKPSSVKSIQIYATLPKKKTLRSKATAVNVVEDEEYMLYDRPTQRTGLFGRVKRCDEDKKDKKRARSEERNKNSTKDFSIAPIKASPTVKNGKMAEKPKENDANPTKISQTNGTLPAEQKQGKKQHKIRRKLLMGGLIKRKNRSMPDLREGQDGQPPVSVEPSCNTLPKQSVDDSSLGLKGNEVGQSLSGYLSEGHLEFAGNNNNNNTSNNNNTGNPNLERSRLMRKSFHGSAGKVLHAAKVPPPPPLRTTSQLSKSKCQGEVGGGLQSENSMYPLSDDNVGNSSQSQNNNAFWNHANQANLVSQSGRVTNYADYSMEPHSLQFLPSYNQEQPIVSNFNGKPRIQDDVVQYANGILYEPTFVVTRADVHSEQSPVKHQSQPDSLPPYPENSNVSHSRQPSEEFPPPPYPCIQSVSHSRQPSEDFPPPPPPIDANPPAQMGSVGSQQQQQTSQQLEAQQISSLLAQLQLKREQMLITGEVDGKEQDEDDKTSGETWLRELQAKQAERRMKKQSPVDQMASHNQDMPKTRAPSVPQTQGSTIARRTSDLMMNTLGQTHEQSRDVTDSARLVTVSSSVKDMAARFEQIKQQPPAKPEVDQKPSKTISTLSGSDVTQDVPPSEPLKLSTENLAAFTKSDNQSSQSVLNSSFESSSSQSTFISTAPAPVSAPTSQSESGLNAAILSMSLFLPHENGLPVDYPEDDISEVAMQNTIQNTTILPIEEDIMPRKTKRRIGKKKSVSFCDQVVLVATAEDDEKDSYIPNPILERVLRSALNKPETALVLREIRNLQEAELNRENTAPKFQQHTLPLKSEADSIPATPYQDQLRSVNPMADTIRPTFGRQNSNEMPNGPPQDGKKAYNSYNEGQDVVREAYPVGNQNLSKTLTSYTQQYPQQIRYPQNGHSAHIQGYTQTQTAHPRNQGIPVSQMQKPASPFPTQVHNQYPQNGTVGQKIMNAANQQKNGFQGNYYQLEQQHNQVNKQYSAQQQQSGNMNQRIQQHNVSPVTVPHGQQMVCYPSNQSTNPYQQYNNSSSPQSQYPVSSYQGYPQQNRANQLLPQYQPPPNPTAPFQQQQQQQQQQQSNGQNYQGRIENTYQRQPQKNEQQNILAPNQTYPNPIQNGQIQSNMKYPTYQHPPAPKQTKQVHFQAGTKGGAVNQNSSSVQKTSPVTAMPRTTHCHLCRKKHVVEPAIYCTDCDFYMSRFRPKS, from the exons ATGTCGAGACAGGTCAACCTGTCGTTAGGTTCGAGCTCACGGAGCCGAAAACAG gtcTTGTGGCACCTCGACATCTTTCGACGCAGTTTTCGCGAACTTTCTGGACATGCCTGCATGCGAGAATCTTGCATCTTTTGCGCTTTGAAG GACCTTTTCTCCCAGCTGCAATTCTCCCAGGAAAGCGCACTGCCACCCGATGCCCTCCGACGAGCACTCGCCGAGAGCTTTCTTGACCAGCAACGGTTTCAACTTGGCTTTATGGACGACGCCGCAGAATGTTTC GAAAATATACTGCTGCGAATTCACCTCCACATTGCCAGTGGCGAAGCGGAGGACATGTGCAGTGCCCGACATTGCGTGCCTCATCAAAAGTTTGCGATGACTTTGGTCGAGCAGAGCGTTTGTGGCGCCTGTGGAGCGACTTCGGAACCGCTACCTTTCACCCAG ATGGTCCATTATGTGTCAGCCTCAGCTCTGACGTCACAGGCTCGGCAGACGCCACAGTCATCGAGATCAAGTCCGGATCTCTTCGGGCAACTTCTTCGACGTGCAGGGGGAATGGGAGACATCCGCGACTGTCCG AGTTCCTGTGGTGCTAAAATCCAAATTTGCCGAACGCTGATGAACCGACCCGAGATAGTGTCGGTTGGTGTCGTCTGGGACAGCGAAAGGCCGTCATTGGAGCACATCATGGACGTGTTTGCGACAGTGGGAACATGCCTTAGACTAAGCGACGTCTTCCATAGCGTGGTTGACTCGCGATGGGGTGCTTCGACCATCCACAACCTTGTAGGTGTCGTTACGTATTACGGAAAACACTACTCCACCTTCTTCTTTCACACAAAACTGAAG gTCTGGATATACTTCGACGATGCAACGGTGAAGGAGATCGGTCCACGGTGGGAGCAGGTGGTCGAAAAATGCCGAAGAGGGAGATACCAGCCGTTATTACTGCTGTATGCGACACCCGGTGGAACACCGGTGAACACCGAAAACGCCCCGAAAACTGTGACCCCCTTCCCAAATGGGAACGGACTGAAAACACCACCGAAGAACAACCTGCGAAGGTCGATAACGCCGAGTCCTGAGAAGGCCTCGATAAACGGTACCGCGAGGCGGGCCATAACTCCGAACCCCGACAGTCCTCCTCATATGTACACGCAAAGAAGGACGTACAGCGACTATCAGAACCTGACCGACATCCAGAACAACATTTTTGGCAACCAG GGAGTAGACGCCGTTGATGGCGAAGTGGAGTCCAAGTACATAAGTCGACGCGCGGTGGAGAATGTGATGCAGCAGCAGAAGAAACAGCAAATGCAGCTGACGAGGAGCCTGAGCGCCGGATCAACGCCGCAGGACGGAATAAGCATTCCAGATCATTTGAACGTGCCCCGAAGGCGGGATTCGGGCAATTGGTCCGGTGATCGTAACAGCGCTTCTTCAAGCTCCTCGACAACGATGGACAACCCGTATCTTTACATCGTTAACAAGATGCAGAGAAACTCCGGGGTTCCTAAAAGTCCGACAAGCAAATCTGGTGAACTGTCTAGCAGCAGTAGCGGACACTACGATGCTGGATACGATTCCTACTCCCTTTCCTCCACCGATAGTCTTCCGCTTCAGCAGGGGTTGAAGCACAATTTGCAG CTTGCGCAAATACCCGAAGGTTATCAGCCATCGTCCGGAGACGACTGCGAGCGTCTCTGCAAGGAGACCGATGCTCTTCTCGACAAATCACGAGCGGCTGAAGATGCTGGGGATCTTGGAACGGCCGTTGCTCTTTGCAATGCTGCCAGCAGTAAAGCGAGAGCAGCGATGGATGCGCCATACAATAATCCACACACGATGACCATAGCCATGATGAAGCACAACACGTGCGTGATGAGGGCTCGCAGTCTGCATAGAAGGATACTCCAAGAACAAGCCATTGCTAACGGAGAGAAAGAAG AGGGTGCGACGGAGGGCAGACACTCCCGTGAGAACAGTAAATCCAGTCAACATTCGAGGCAAAGCTCGCGTGACAAGGGTAATCACTCGCGTCAGAACAGTCGAGAGTTACTGGTAAACGCTGCAGCAGTTGTCGACAAGCCATCGTCTGTGAAGAGTATCCAGATATACGCAACACTGCCAAAGAAGAAGACCTTGCGAAGTAAGGCTACGGCGGTGAATGTGGTGGAGGACGAAGAGTACATGCTGTACGATCGACCGACTCAGCGAACTGGGCTGTTTGGTAGGGTAAAGCGGTGTGACGAGGATAAGAAGGACAAGAAACGGGCGCGCAGTGAAGAAAGGAACAAGAATTCCACGAAGGACTTCTCCATAGCACCGATAAAAGCTTCGCCAACagtgaaaaatggaaagatGGCGGAGAAACCGAAGGAGAATGACGCTAATCCAACGAAGATATCACAGACGAACGGTACTCTACCTGCGGAACAAAAGCAAGGAAAGAAGCAGCACAAGATACGACGAAAGCTTCTGATGGGTGGACTAATAAAGAGGAAAAATCGAAGCATGCCCGATCTGAGGGAGGGACAAGATGGACAACCACCAGTGAGCGTTGAGCCCTCTTGCAATACTCTGCCTAAGCAGTCCGTAGATGATTCTAGCCTCGGTCTTAAAGGTAACGAAGTCGGTCAATCACTGAGTGGGTATCTCTCCGAAGGTCACTTGGAATTTGCGggtaacaacaataataacaataccagtaataacaataacaccGGGAACCCTAACCTCGAGAGGAGCCGCCTGATGAGAAAAAGCTTCCACGGTAGCGCCGGGAAGGTGTTGCACGCGGCAAAGGTACCCCCGCCGCCACCACTGAGAACAACTTCCCAACTTAGCAAGTCTAAGTGTCAAGGTGAAGTCGGTGGTGGACTTCAGTCTGAGAACTCGATGTATCCGTTGTCGGACGACAACGTCGGTAACTCTTCGCAGAGTCAGAATAATAACGCGTTTTGGAATCACGCCAACCAGGCGAACCTCGTCTCGCAGTCTGGGCGCGTTACCAACTACGCCGATTATTCCATGGAGCCCCACTCTCTGCAATTTCTTCCGTCCTACAACCAGGAACAACCGATCGTTTCCAACTTCAACGGCAAGCCAAGGATCCAGGACGACGTTGTTCAGTATGCAAACGGCATTCTGTACGAGCCAACGTTCGTCGTCACTCGAGCAGATGTTCACAGCGAACAGAGTCCCGTCAAGCATCAGTCCCAGCCCGACTCCTTACCACCTTATCCAGAAAACTCCAACGTTTCTCACTCCAGACAACCCAGTGAAGAGTTTCCTCCACCTCCCTATCCCTGCATACAATCCGTCTCTCACTCCCGACAACCCAGTGAAGATttccctcctcctccacctcctaTTGACGCCAATCCACCCGCGCAAATGGGATCCGTAGGTtctcagcagcagcagcaaacATCACAGCAGCTCGAGGCTCAACAGATTAGCAGTCTGCTTGCTCAGCTGCAGTTAAAGAGGGAGCAGATGCTGATCACGGGCGAAGTTGACGGCAAGGAACAGGACGAGGACGATAAAACGTCCGGAGAAACGTGGCTGCGTGAATTACAAGCGAAGCAGGCCGAAAGAAGGATGAAGAAGCAGAGCCCTGTTGACCAAATGGCATCGCACAATCAGGATATGCCCAAGACCAGGGCGCCCTCGGTGCCCCAAACACAGGGATCGACAATTGCTAGGAGAACGAGCGACCTGATGATGAACACTCTTGGTCAGACTCACGAACAAAGCAGAGATGTGACGGACAGTGCGAGGCTGGTCACAGTTTCGTCGTCAGTTAAAGACATGGCAGCTAGGTTTGAGCAGATCAAACAACAGCCGCCTGCCAAACCTGAAGTTGACCAAAAACCGAGCAAAACAATATCAACGTTATCCGGGAGCGACGTGACTCAGGACGTTCCACCTTCTGAGCCACTAAAATTGTCGACGGAAAATCTTGCCGCGTTTACAAAATCCGATAACCAGTCGAGCCAGTCGGTCCTGAACTCCAGCTTCGAATCGAGCTCCAGCCAGAGCACGTTTATCTCTACGGCACCGGCGCCGGTTAGCGCTCCCACAAGTCAGTCGGAGAGCGGTTTGAACGCGGCAATATTGTCCATGTCGTTATTCCTACCCCACGAAAACGGACTTCCAGTTGATTATCCAGAGGATGACATAAGTGAGGTTGCGATGCAGAACACAATTCAGAATACAACGATACTCCCGATAGAGGAAGATATTATGCCGAGGAAGACAAAACGCAGGATCGGTAAGAAGAAGAGTGTCTCTTTCTGCGATCAGGTCGTTCTGGTCGCGACTGCCGAGGACGACGAAAAGGACTCTTACATCCCGAATCCAATCTTGGAACGGGTCCTCAGATCGGCCCTCAACAAGCCCGAGACAGCTCTGGTTCTTCGGGAAATTCGAAACCTCCAGGAGGCTGAATTGAACAGAGAAAATACGGCTCCTAAATTTCAGCAGCATACTCTACCGCTGAAGAGTGAAGCGGACAGCATTCCAGCCACGCCGTACCAGGACCAGTTAAGGAGCGTTAATCCAATGGCCGACACGATAAGACCGACGTTTGGACGACAGAATTCGAACGAAATGCCGAATGGCCCTCCACAGGACGGAAAGAAGGCTTACAATTCTTACAACGAGGGGCAGGATGTCGTACGGGAAGCGTACCCTGTCGGGAATCAGAACCTGTCGAAAACTCTGACTTCGTATACCCAGCAGTATCCCCAGCAAATTCGTTATCCTCAGAACGGACACTCTGCGCATATCCAGGGCTACACGCAAACGCAGACGGCTCATCCCAGGAATCAGGGAATCCCAGTTTCGCAAATGCAGAAGCCGGCGAGTCCGTTTCCGACGCAAGTCCACAACCAATACCCCCAGAATGGTACGGTGGGTCAGAAGATAATGAACGCTGCGAACCAGCAGAAGAACGGCTTCCAAGGAAACTATTATCAGCTGGAACAGCAGCACAACCAAGTGAACAAACAGTATTCGGCTCAGCAGCAGCAATCGGGTAATATGAATCAAAGGATTCAACAGCACAATGTCAGTCCAGTGACTGTTCCCCACGGTCAACAGATGGTCTGCTACCCGTCGAACCAGTCAACGAATCCTTATCAGCAGTACAACAATTCTTCGTCACCGCAAAGTCAGTACCCAGTCAGTTCCTATCAGGGTTATCCTCAGCAGAACAGAGCTAATCAGCTGCTACCCCAGTACCAGCCACCCCCGAATCCGACCGCTCCttttcaacaacaacaacagcagcaacagcaacagcagtcTAACGGGCAAAATTATCAAGGAAGAATAGAAAACACCTACCAACGACAACCGCAGAAAAATGAGCAGCAGAATATTCTTGCTCCGAATCAAACCTATCCGAATCCCATACAGAATGGTCAGATACAGTCGAACATGAAGTATCCGACGTATCAGCATCCGCCGGCACCCAAGCAAACGAAacaagtgcacttccaagcCGGCACTAAGGGAGGTGCGGTCAACCAAAATTCGTCTTCCGTACAGAAAACTTCACCAGTGACAGCTATGCCTCGAACAACACATTGCCACTTATGTCGAAAGAAGCACGTCGTTGAACCTGCAATTTATTGCACGGACTGCGATTTTTACATGTCGAGATTCCGGCCAAAGTCTTAG